A single Fodinicurvata sp. EGI_FJ10296 DNA region contains:
- a CDS encoding DUF882 domain-containing protein, with protein MASAPSRRVLKLHNKNTDEILNAEYFIDGWYHPDAIARLNHFLRDWREDAVEDFDVGVFDILHTLHREGNPQEPLQVISGYRTPRTNSRLRSSNPAVASNSYHTRAMAVDFRFPGVSTRHLRDRALELGVGGVGYYGRSNFLHVDTGPVRNW; from the coding sequence TTGGCATCAGCACCAAGCCGCCGTGTTCTCAAATTGCATAACAAGAATACGGACGAAATCCTAAATGCTGAATACTTTATCGATGGCTGGTACCATCCAGATGCTATCGCAAGGCTGAACCATTTCTTGCGCGACTGGCGTGAAGACGCTGTCGAAGATTTCGACGTCGGAGTTTTCGACATCCTTCATACGCTTCACCGCGAGGGCAACCCCCAAGAACCGCTACAGGTCATTTCCGGCTATCGTACTCCACGAACAAACTCACGCCTGAGAAGTTCCAATCCCGCCGTTGCTTCCAATAGTTATCACACTCGTGCCATGGCTGTGGACTTCCGCTTTCCCGGAGTGAGCACACGCCACCTTCGCGATCGCGCATTGGAACTCGGTGTCGGCGGCGTCGGATACTATGGCCGATCGAACTTCCTTCACGTGGATACAGGTCCCGTCCGCAACTGGTAA
- a CDS encoding glutathione S-transferase family protein, which produces MKLIGRNMSPFVRRVAISLRELGQEFEQEWLSTADHKDEIRNYNPLGRVPALVLDNGTRLIDSGAILSAIDMTVPEERRLVPADIAGHIAVNQLCAIAIGAVEKAVLSFYERTRRPEELRWAQAIEDYDRQTADGLTVLNSIAQDTADTTGHFHGERLTQADITVAVVFAFVGRVNPELLERHKFSSLQAHSDRCGQIESFLQSGIDQAH; this is translated from the coding sequence ATGAAGCTTATCGGCCGCAATATGTCGCCGTTCGTCCGGCGCGTCGCGATTTCACTTCGCGAACTTGGGCAGGAGTTCGAGCAGGAATGGCTTTCGACAGCCGATCATAAAGACGAAATCCGCAACTACAATCCGCTCGGCCGCGTGCCGGCGCTCGTACTGGATAACGGAACGCGCCTGATCGATAGCGGTGCAATCCTCAGCGCGATCGACATGACCGTCCCGGAGGAGCGCCGCCTGGTTCCGGCCGACATTGCAGGTCATATCGCCGTGAATCAGCTATGTGCAATAGCTATTGGTGCCGTGGAGAAAGCTGTCCTGTCCTTCTATGAAAGGACTAGACGCCCTGAAGAACTGCGCTGGGCCCAGGCGATCGAGGACTATGACCGCCAGACTGCCGACGGACTGACGGTTCTGAATTCCATTGCGCAAGATACTGCCGACACGACCGGCCACTTTCATGGCGAACGTCTCACCCAGGCCGATATCACAGTCGCCGTCGTTTTCGCGTTCGTTGGACGCGTCAATCCGGAACTTCTGGAGCGGCACAAATTTTCATCGCTCCAGGCGCACAGCGACCGCTGCGGCCAGATCGAAAGCTTTTTGCAGTCCGGAATCGACCAGGCCCATTGA
- a CDS encoding YDG domain-containing protein, whose amino-acid sequence MNNVAKFRAAVSCRNPRYVRPAGGMVSVSRAGTALGAGAAVGSAFLAIAGAALPGLTVSSTSVAFASGLPADGTVMSGDGTIAIDGQTMTIRQLSDRLGIDWREFSIGPDNTVVFNQPSASAAALNRVTGGEPSAILGALQSNGRVFLVNPNGIVFGADAAVDVGALVASTLDLGHDDFQNGELLFDGDSGAAIVNLGQIRAADGGTVALVAARIENAGTITADRGAVLMGAGSRVRLDMGGPASIEVEEAAVDALIEQGGAVRADGGRVIMEARGAGDLAASVINHTGVTEARTLETGNDGSIRLTGGMDGDRISVGGSLDASAPASGPDGGDGGIIETSAARVDIADDVHVTTDAPAGQTGEWVIDPTDIEIVEGPDNADITGPTTINNAAIDAALATTDVTIETAEAGADAGDITINAPISWSSGNRLTLSAHRDIVINEVIDASTGSGGHLALHFGQATDDGAGGGYRVNHSGGKGRVDLQAGSNFSTRQGATGAVIEFEVITDLGVEGDDDSGALTLQGLSHSDNLAGSFVLGADINAAATATWNADAGFTPVGESTDPFTGRFDGLGHKIDGLTIDTTNDNYVGMFGSVVGADVRHIGLSDASVAAQSAVGALVGYAARSTISNVYATGSVAGQSFIGGLIGYSIDHSEIAGSYADTAVTAQGERIGGLVGYAYEGTDISNSFAVGDVAGSDAVGGLVGNLDEASLISRSYASGAVEGDDGLGGLVGEASGDSAISYSFAAGPVNEGQTDTNDGGLVGGTTAPSVQDSYWDIDATGQGASQGGVGLASNAMREAASFDSWDIAASQGGGSVWRIYEGQSTPLLRDFMTQATGTVANRAYDGSTAIDLADLTFDHGTVAADLPITGGDFAFADVGTDMPVSLAFDPAADDLSARLQQYDLAVTGAVDRRIITIADFEVQDRPYDATDAATISPGSVIFNNLVATETLNADSPQVTFAQIDAGTDIEATLTTATLADGTNGGKASNYQLDLDPAPTSSGDITPLTLTVSSFAIDDRIYDGTNDASVVPGTLALDGLLGAETLGIGGTDASFAQADADTGIAVALNAATLADGSNGGKASNYVLDLDPAPTALADILRRTVTIDDFAAESRQYDGTDAATVTAGSTVFANLVGAETLTLDDPTASFAQIDAGSDLTVSLTGATLVDGGNGGKASNYTLDLDPAPTAVADILLRDLVVAGFAADDRVYDSTTDATVTAGSLTFNGLIGAETLGIGGTDASFAQADADTGIAVALNAATLTDGSNGGKASNYALDLDPAPTALADILRRTVTIDDFAAETRQYDGTDDATLTADSAVFGNLVGAETLTIDAPQATFAQIDAGSDLTVSLDGATLADGGNGGKASNYTLDLAAAPTAVADILRRDLVVAGFAADDRVYDSTTDATVTAGSLTFNGLIGAETLDIGGTDASFAQADADTGIAVALNAAALTDGSNGGKASNYELDLDPAPTALADILRRTVTIDDFAAETRQYDGTDDATLTAGSAVFGNLVGAETLTIDAPQATFAQIDAGSDLTVSLDGATLADGGNGGKASNYTLDLAAAPTAVADILRRDLVVAGFAADDRVYDSTTDATVTAGSLTFNGLVGAETLGIGGTDASFAQADADTGIAVALNAAALTDGSNGGKASNYVLDLDPAPTTAADIARRPVTVAADDQQRPIDEPDPDFTFAITDGSLAGDDTLPGSLTREPGSAQGAYAIQQGTLDDPNYDITFVDGLLTIAADIEPPPPPQPPPQQPAPPAPPQQPATPAEPSTDPPDPETRPADDEIADPEPDPALLVTAQEIIRYNLEQADTQRRGFAEEEEWTDDREPELGLSDPDVGAGTADNGMGSVTVIDTGVNFPESVFEDEDAADALTN is encoded by the coding sequence GTGAATAATGTTGCGAAATTCCGGGCGGCGGTGTCCTGCCGCAATCCCCGATATGTCCGGCCAGCGGGCGGCATGGTTTCCGTTTCTCGCGCTGGAACAGCGTTGGGGGCAGGCGCTGCGGTCGGCTCTGCGTTCCTTGCCATTGCCGGGGCGGCCCTGCCCGGCCTGACGGTTTCGTCGACATCCGTCGCTTTTGCCTCAGGCTTGCCTGCGGACGGAACTGTCATGAGCGGCGATGGCACGATTGCCATCGACGGTCAGACCATGACCATTCGCCAGTTGTCCGACCGGCTGGGAATCGATTGGCGGGAATTCTCCATAGGCCCGGACAATACTGTTGTCTTCAATCAGCCTTCGGCCTCGGCGGCAGCGTTGAACCGGGTGACAGGCGGCGAACCGTCGGCCATTCTTGGCGCATTGCAAAGCAATGGCCGCGTTTTTCTGGTCAACCCCAACGGCATCGTTTTCGGCGCCGATGCGGCGGTCGATGTGGGGGCGCTGGTAGCGTCGACCCTGGATCTCGGTCACGACGATTTTCAGAACGGAGAGCTTCTGTTCGACGGCGACAGCGGCGCGGCGATCGTCAATCTCGGCCAGATCAGGGCCGCCGACGGCGGCACGGTCGCTCTCGTTGCCGCCCGGATCGAGAATGCCGGGACCATCACGGCCGATCGCGGTGCCGTACTCATGGGCGCCGGCAGCCGGGTACGCCTCGACATGGGCGGACCCGCATCGATCGAGGTCGAAGAGGCCGCGGTCGATGCCCTGATCGAACAGGGTGGCGCCGTCCGCGCCGACGGCGGCCGCGTGATCATGGAAGCCCGTGGCGCCGGCGATCTTGCAGCGTCGGTGATCAATCATACCGGCGTCACCGAGGCGCGGACGCTTGAGACGGGCAACGACGGCAGCATCAGACTGACCGGCGGCATGGACGGCGACCGGATTTCCGTCGGCGGCAGCCTCGATGCCAGCGCCCCGGCCAGCGGACCGGATGGTGGCGACGGCGGCATCATCGAGACGTCGGCCGCACGGGTCGACATTGCCGACGACGTCCACGTCACAACCGATGCACCGGCGGGACAGACAGGTGAATGGGTGATTGACCCGACAGATATCGAAATTGTCGAGGGTCCCGACAATGCCGATATTACCGGCCCGACGACGATCAACAATGCCGCGATCGATGCCGCACTGGCCACGACGGATGTGACGATCGAGACGGCCGAGGCCGGGGCCGACGCGGGCGATATCACCATCAACGCGCCGATAAGCTGGAGTTCCGGAAACAGGCTGACCTTGAGTGCGCATCGCGACATCGTCATCAACGAGGTCATCGATGCCAGCACCGGCTCCGGCGGTCATCTGGCGCTGCATTTCGGGCAGGCAACCGATGACGGCGCCGGGGGCGGCTACCGCGTCAACCATAGTGGCGGAAAGGGGCGCGTCGATCTTCAGGCGGGTTCCAATTTCTCGACCCGACAGGGTGCGACCGGCGCCGTCATCGAGTTCGAGGTCATCACCGATCTGGGCGTCGAAGGCGATGACGACAGTGGCGCCCTGACTTTGCAGGGCCTGAGCCATAGCGACAATCTCGCGGGCAGCTTCGTGCTCGGCGCCGATATCAACGCGGCCGCGACAGCGACCTGGAATGCAGATGCAGGATTCACTCCTGTCGGAGAAAGTACCGACCCTTTTACAGGCCGTTTCGACGGCCTCGGCCACAAGATCGACGGTTTGACGATCGACACCACCAACGACAACTATGTGGGAATGTTCGGGTCTGTGGTAGGCGCCGATGTTCGGCATATCGGTCTGTCAGACGCTTCGGTCGCCGCTCAAAGTGCAGTCGGCGCACTAGTGGGATATGCAGCCCGGTCAACGATTTCGAATGTTTACGCGACCGGTAGCGTCGCTGGACAGAGCTTCATCGGCGGTCTCATCGGCTATTCGATCGATCACTCCGAAATCGCCGGGTCCTATGCCGATACTGCCGTGACCGCCCAGGGAGAACGGATCGGCGGTCTGGTCGGCTACGCATACGAAGGCACCGACATTTCGAATTCGTTTGCCGTTGGCGACGTGGCCGGCAGCGATGCTGTCGGTGGATTGGTGGGAAACCTGGACGAGGCTTCCCTCATCTCCCGGTCCTACGCCAGCGGCGCCGTCGAGGGCGACGACGGTCTCGGCGGCCTGGTTGGCGAGGCGTCCGGCGATTCGGCGATCTCTTATTCCTTCGCCGCCGGCCCGGTGAACGAGGGGCAGACCGACACCAATGACGGCGGTTTGGTGGGCGGCACGACAGCGCCCTCGGTCCAGGACTCCTATTGGGATATTGACGCCACTGGCCAGGGTGCCAGCCAGGGCGGTGTCGGTCTGGCATCGAACGCGATGCGCGAGGCCGCGTCGTTCGACAGTTGGGACATTGCTGCAAGCCAGGGCGGGGGGTCCGTCTGGCGCATTTACGAGGGGCAATCCACGCCGCTGTTGCGCGACTTCATGACCCAGGCCACCGGTACGGTAGCGAACCGGGCCTATGACGGCTCGACCGCCATAGATCTCGCCGATCTGACATTCGATCACGGCACCGTCGCGGCCGATCTGCCGATAACCGGCGGGGATTTCGCATTCGCAGACGTCGGCACCGACATGCCGGTTTCCCTGGCTTTCGATCCGGCCGCCGATGACCTTTCGGCGCGGCTGCAGCAATACGACCTGGCAGTTACCGGCGCAGTCGATCGGCGCATTATCACGATTGCCGATTTCGAGGTTCAGGACCGCCCATACGACGCCACTGACGCCGCGACGATTTCTCCCGGCAGCGTGATCTTCAACAACCTGGTGGCAACAGAGACACTGAATGCCGACAGCCCGCAGGTGACATTCGCCCAGATCGATGCCGGCACGGATATCGAAGCCACGCTGACCACCGCAACGCTTGCCGACGGCACCAATGGCGGCAAGGCCTCCAACTATCAACTCGATCTCGATCCGGCGCCGACATCGAGTGGCGACATCACACCACTGACGCTCACGGTTTCCAGCTTTGCGATTGACGACCGGATCTACGACGGCACCAATGACGCGTCCGTTGTGCCCGGTACGCTGGCTCTGGATGGACTGCTCGGTGCAGAAACGCTGGGCATCGGCGGCACCGATGCCAGTTTCGCCCAAGCCGACGCCGATACCGGCATTGCCGTTGCATTGAACGCAGCGACGCTGGCCGATGGCAGCAATGGCGGCAAAGCCTCCAACTACGTGTTGGACCTCGACCCCGCGCCGACCGCGCTTGCCGACATCCTGCGCCGGACCGTCACCATCGACGATTTCGCGGCCGAGTCCCGCCAATACGATGGCACCGACGCGGCAACCGTCACAGCCGGGAGCACGGTCTTCGCCAACCTCGTCGGTGCAGAAACCCTGACCCTCGACGACCCGACAGCGAGTTTCGCCCAGATCGACGCCGGTTCCGACCTTACCGTGTCTTTGACCGGTGCAACGCTCGTAGATGGCGGCAACGGCGGCAAGGCGTCGAACTACACACTGGACCTGGATCCCGCGCCGACAGCCGTCGCCGATATTCTGCTGCGTGACCTTGTCGTGGCCGGCTTCGCCGCCGACGACCGCGTCTATGACAGCACAACAGATGCCACCGTGACCGCCGGAAGCCTGACGTTCAACGGGCTGATCGGCGCGGAAACGCTGGGTATCGGCGGCACCGATGCCAGTTTCGCCCAAGCCGACGCCGATACCGGCATTGCCGTTGCATTGAACGCAGCCACCCTGACCGATGGCAGCAATGGCGGCAAGGCGTCGAACTACGCACTGGATCTCGATCCGGCGCCGACCGCGCTTGCCGATATCCTGCGCCGGACCGTCACCATCGACGATTTCGCCGCCGAGACCCGCCAATACGATGGAACCGACGACGCGACGCTGACGGCAGACAGCGCGGTGTTCGGCAACCTCGTCGGCGCGGAAACCCTGACCATCGACGCCCCGCAAGCGACGTTCGCCCAGATCGATGCCGGTTCCGACCTGACCGTGTCCCTGGACGGCGCAACGCTGGCCGACGGCGGCAACGGCGGCAAGGCGTCGAACTACACACTGGACCTGGCCGCCGCGCCGACAGCCGTCGCCGATATTCTGCGGCGTGACCTTGTCGTGGCCGGCTTCGCCGCCGACGACCGCGTCTATGACAGCACAACAGATGCCACCGTGACCGCCGGAAGCCTGACGTTCAACGGGCTGATCGGCGCGGAAACGCTGGATATCGGCGGCACCGATGCCAGTTTCGCCCAAGCCGACGCCGATACCGGCATTGCCGTTGCATTGAACGCAGCGGCCCTGACCGATGGCAGCAATGGCGGCAAAGCCTCCAACTACGAGTTGGACCTCGATCCTGCACCGACCGCGCTTGCCGATATCCTGCGCCGGACCGTCACCATCGACGATTTCGCCGCCGAGACCCGCCAATACGATGGAACCGACGACGCAACGCTGACGGCAGGCAGCGCCGTGTTCGGCAACCTCGTCGGTGCGGAAACCCTGACCATCGACGCCCCGCAAGCGACGTTCGCCCAGATCGATGCCGGTTCCGACCTGACCGTGTCCCTGGACGGCGCAACGCTGGCCGACGGCGGCAACGGCGGCAAGGCGTCGAACTACACACTGGACCTGGCCGCCGCGCCGACAGCCGTCGCCGATATTCTGCGGCGTGACCTTGTCGTGGCCGGCTTCGCCGCCGACGACCGCGTCTATGACAGCACAACAGATGCCACCGTGACCGCCGGAAGCCTAACGTTCAACGGGCTGGTCGGCGCGGAAACGCTGGGCATCGGCGGCACCGATGCCAGTTTCGCCCAAGCCGACGCCGATACCGGCATTGCCGTTGCATTGAACGCAGCGGCCCTGACCGATGGCAGCAATGGCGGCAAAGCCTCCAACTACGTGTTGGACCTCGATCCCGCCCCGACGACTGCTGCCGACATCGCCAGACGGCCGGTAACCGTCGCCGCCGACGATCAGCAGCGGCCGATCGACGAACCCGACCCGGATTTCACTTTCGCCATCACCGATGGCAGCCTGGCGGGGGATGATACTCTGCCCGGCTCGCTGACGCGTGAACCCGGCAGTGCGCAGGGGGCTTATGCCATTCAGCAGGGCACGCTGGACGACCCCAACTACGACATCACATTTGTAGACGGCCTGCTCACCATCGCGGCCGACATCGAGCCTCCTCCGCCCCCGCAGCCGCCGCCCCAGCAACCGGCTCCCCCTGCTCCGCCGCAACAACCGGCCACGCCCGCAGAACCGTCGACCGATCCGCCGGATCCTGAAACCCGGCCTGCCGACGACGAGATTGCCGACCCTGAACCGGATCCAGCTCTATTGGTTACTGCTCAGGAGATCATCAGGTACAATCTTGAACAGGCCGATACTCAGAGACGCGGCTTTGCCGAGGAAGAAGAATGGACTGACGACCGGGAACCGGAACTCGGACTATCAGATCCTGACGTCGGCGCCGGAACGGCCGACAACGGGATGGGTAGTGTCACGGTCATCGATACTGGCGTCAATTTTCCGGAGTCGGTGTTCGAAGACGAGGATGCCGCCGACGCGCTGACCAACTAG
- a CDS encoding pentapeptide repeat-containing protein — translation MDWIAERIDQHRIWLKTPNRGRRADFVLADLSYRDLAGVDLRGARMTGAKLCGASLSGATMIGADLFAADLTGANLTSADLSETDMRGARLEKADFTGCVLRRADLRDGTLFSPGNGGYVNAHEIKAGTLVINRAILAKADLSHTRLTRSVIVQTDLSGANLTGADLTGSDLTGSVLQNTNLTRAILTGAILVNARLSGARMFEAKLDGAILRGADLIGADLQGCAIDRADLTGAQFHRACDTLASEVHRAILAHERWIDSSGSRGERAILDAADLRQVDLRGTNLSAAILRGSRLDRAVLGGGTFIMTDFRGACLDGANLMGANLSGARFDHASLEAADLTDAVLAPAPLSDANGLGVDRAWPASLRSAKLRRAHLAGADLRGAILSGADLTLADLTGANLQDTALDGSILDGAALDPGYRPTPVPHAV, via the coding sequence ATGGACTGGATCGCCGAACGGATCGACCAGCACAGAATCTGGCTGAAAACGCCCAACCGCGGCCGCCGCGCCGACTTCGTGCTCGCCGATCTGAGCTACAGGGATCTTGCCGGTGTGGATCTTCGCGGCGCGCGGATGACCGGCGCCAAACTGTGCGGGGCAAGCCTGTCCGGCGCAACGATGATCGGCGCTGACCTTTTTGCAGCCGATCTCACCGGTGCCAACCTTACTTCGGCGGACCTCAGCGAAACGGATATGCGCGGCGCCAGGCTGGAGAAGGCCGACTTCACCGGCTGCGTTCTCCGGCGCGCCGACCTGCGCGACGGAACGCTCTTCAGTCCCGGCAACGGCGGATATGTCAACGCCCACGAGATCAAGGCCGGTACGCTCGTCATCAATCGGGCGATCCTCGCCAAAGCCGATCTGTCCCATACCCGCCTGACCCGTTCCGTCATCGTGCAAACCGATCTGTCCGGCGCCAATCTCACCGGCGCCGATCTGACGGGATCAGACCTGACCGGCAGCGTCCTTCAGAACACGAACCTGACCCGCGCAATCCTCACTGGTGCGATTCTGGTCAATGCCCGGCTGTCCGGTGCCAGAATGTTCGAAGCGAAACTGGACGGCGCAATTCTCCGGGGGGCCGACCTGATCGGCGCCGATCTTCAGGGATGCGCCATAGACCGCGCCGACCTGACCGGCGCGCAGTTTCACCGCGCCTGCGATACGCTTGCTTCAGAGGTCCACCGAGCAATTCTTGCGCATGAGAGGTGGATCGACTCATCAGGCAGCCGTGGCGAACGCGCGATCCTCGATGCCGCTGACCTGCGCCAGGTCGATCTGCGCGGCACCAACCTGTCCGCCGCGATCCTCCGCGGCAGCCGGCTTGACCGAGCCGTCCTGGGTGGCGGGACGTTCATCATGACGGATTTTCGCGGAGCCTGCCTGGACGGCGCCAATCTGATGGGGGCCAATCTGTCCGGCGCCCGCTTCGATCATGCGAGCCTGGAAGCGGCCGATCTGACCGATGCCGTTCTGGCGCCGGCACCGCTTTCGGATGCCAACGGCCTCGGTGTCGATCGAGCCTGGCCGGCATCGCTGCGATCGGCAAAGCTCCGGCGCGCCCATCTGGCCGGTGCCGATCTTCGGGGCGCCATTCTCTCCGGTGCCGATCTCACGCTTGCCGATCTCACCGGGGCGAACCTTCAGGATACGGCACTGGACGGCAGCATCCTCGACGGGGCGGCACTTGATCCCGGATACCGACCTACGCCGGTCCCGCACGCGGTTTGA
- a CDS encoding L,D-transpeptidase family protein: MTATVDGVPGEGVRGARPARIAGAIVGAISMLALAAASIPGAVAQDSGRAPAVADAFEADAASGGRSTDGWDDVEAVSVRGRDLDVDMLREIYEANGNQPIWVENAERSREVFRTLQNAHAHGLSPRAYHVEELAALLSSPDSASNAASGLDANLPEPLASVARLDAELLMTAAVGRYLRHIHVGRVAPRTIDREFDYDRRTIDLGDAVAEVAAAAEPGAVMQSYAPPSDGYADLVGILAEFRSLARDGGWPRIESENGTSDGGAIRPGSRDARVPAMRERLAVSGDYVPQRTSSNPAKGALSFNGRDFDQLRDRRNGNDAGSNRLRQSIGASADVERPEHDTAAWGRVDPALAMANAYAAVQSAGEGDPLFYDDRLAIALERFQRRHGLTVDGIVGPRTLEALNVPIEDRIEQVIAGMERWRWLPRDLGQGYGRYIMVNLAAFSMDVVEDGELIRSMDTVVGRPSRQTPLFSSRMTWLEFNPTWTVPTSIAVRDMLPNVLNDPGYFSRMGITVYGGWHQDSPVLNEEYLDWEQIGNDIRQFRLVQAPGPQNSLGKVKFMMANNFSVYLHDTPSRYLFDRTHRAYSSGCVRVEDPMWLADYVMGDQDGWSGLRSRMQSDWQTRRVNLENHVPVHLAYHTAWRDEDNSIQVREDIYGIDRAIGESLLELDGEGGRYALIMP; the protein is encoded by the coding sequence ATGACTGCGACAGTTGACGGCGTTCCCGGTGAAGGCGTTCGGGGCGCTCGACCGGCACGGATAGCGGGAGCGATTGTCGGGGCAATATCAATGCTCGCCCTGGCCGCGGCGAGTATTCCGGGCGCGGTGGCCCAGGATTCGGGCCGGGCCCCAGCAGTGGCGGATGCGTTCGAAGCGGATGCTGCCTCGGGCGGTCGGTCAACGGACGGATGGGACGATGTCGAGGCCGTCAGCGTTCGTGGACGCGACCTGGACGTCGATATGCTCCGCGAGATTTACGAGGCCAATGGCAATCAACCGATCTGGGTGGAGAATGCCGAACGGAGCCGGGAGGTTTTTCGCACGCTGCAGAACGCCCACGCGCACGGGCTTTCGCCGCGCGCATACCATGTCGAAGAATTGGCGGCCCTGTTGTCGTCGCCGGACTCTGCCAGTAATGCGGCATCCGGTCTCGACGCCAACCTGCCGGAACCTCTCGCCTCGGTCGCCCGCCTCGATGCGGAACTGCTGATGACGGCGGCTGTCGGCCGCTATCTCAGGCATATCCATGTGGGTCGGGTCGCGCCGCGAACGATCGATCGGGAGTTCGACTACGACCGCCGGACGATCGACCTGGGTGACGCAGTGGCAGAGGTGGCCGCCGCGGCGGAGCCGGGGGCCGTCATGCAATCCTATGCTCCGCCGAGCGACGGGTATGCCGATCTCGTCGGCATTCTGGCGGAGTTCCGTTCCCTGGCACGCGACGGAGGATGGCCAAGGATCGAAAGCGAGAACGGAACCAGCGACGGTGGCGCGATCCGTCCAGGCAGCCGTGACGCCCGTGTTCCGGCAATGCGTGAGCGGCTTGCCGTTTCGGGTGATTATGTCCCGCAGCGAACTTCGTCCAATCCGGCTAAGGGGGCGCTCTCGTTCAATGGGCGCGATTTCGATCAACTGCGTGACAGGCGAAACGGCAACGACGCCGGCAGCAACCGATTGCGGCAATCGATCGGCGCCTCGGCCGATGTCGAGCGGCCGGAACACGACACCGCAGCCTGGGGCCGGGTCGATCCGGCTCTGGCAATGGCCAACGCCTATGCGGCCGTTCAAAGCGCCGGAGAGGGGGATCCGTTATTCTACGACGACCGGTTGGCCATCGCGTTGGAACGATTCCAGAGGCGCCATGGCCTGACCGTCGACGGTATCGTCGGTCCCAGGACGCTGGAGGCGCTGAACGTTCCGATCGAAGACCGTATCGAGCAGGTGATTGCCGGAATGGAACGCTGGCGGTGGTTGCCGCGGGATCTGGGCCAGGGGTATGGTCGCTACATCATGGTCAATCTGGCGGCATTTTCCATGGATGTCGTCGAAGACGGCGAGCTGATCCGCAGCATGGACACGGTGGTCGGTCGGCCAAGCCGTCAGACTCCGCTATTTTCGAGCCGGATGACGTGGCTTGAATTCAATCCGACCTGGACCGTGCCCACTTCGATTGCCGTTCGGGATATGCTGCCGAATGTCCTCAACGATCCCGGCTATTTCAGCAGGATGGGCATCACGGTTTATGGCGGCTGGCATCAGGATTCGCCGGTTCTGAACGAGGAATATCTGGACTGGGAGCAGATCGGCAACGACATACGCCAGTTCCGGCTCGTACAGGCACCAGGGCCTCAGAACTCTCTTGGCAAAGTGAAGTTCATGATGGCCAACAACTTCTCGGTCTACCTGCACGATACGCCGTCACGATACCTTTTCGACCGTACGCATCGTGCCTATAGCTCGGGATGTGTCCGTGTCGAGGACCCGATGTGGCTGGCCGACTATGTGATGGGCGATCAGGACGGGTGGAGCGGGCTGCGGTCACGGATGCAGTCCGACTGGCAGACACGCCGCGTGAACCTTGAAAACCATGTACCGGTCCATCTTGCCTATCATACGGCGTGGCGCGATGAAGATAATTCGATTCAAGTTAGAGAAGATATCTACGGGATCGATCGCGCTATTGGCGAATCACTTCTTGAACTGGATGGGGAAGGGGGTAGATATGCTCTGATAATGCCGTGA